The Listeria sp. PSOL-1 genome includes a region encoding these proteins:
- a CDS encoding glycoside hydrolase family 3 N-terminal domain-containing protein, translating to MKKVQLQKLFEQLSTTEKIAQTIQLNGSLLVENDVMNTGPMEELGLSSSLNIYEIGSIYNVNDFQKLKQLQKDTLNKSKHKIPMLFMSDVIYGFRTIFPMPLAQAGSYDFGLIQKAAELTAKESYLSGLHVLFSPMLDLVRDPRWGRVMESPGEDVYTAKRFARSVVTGYQGDVQEQVPKNHVAACIKHFAGYGAPEAGREYNTVDMSNQRLFNEYLQPYQEAIESQTMLVMTAFNLLNGVPATGNQWLNREILRDRFCFEGVLVSDYAAVKELIPHGYAKDEVDAARKALLAGVDLDMMTSIYANHLPQLVEEPEFMALLDEAVWRILVLKNKLGLFENPYRGLNEVNTGEVLTDEAKSVAIELVEKSCVLLKNQGSLPLEKGQAIAVIGPYGESRLTLGFWASVSGKPQDTVTLKEGMLEQFDADQLTFAKGYNLFDSYEPFGPLKKGIERLNGSIEDPEKLVTEAITIAEKADIIILTIGEQFLESGEGASKTRLRLPEKQMNLLEKLKQTGKPIVGILYTGRPLVLTDIVDYFDSLLLVWYPGIMGGIGIANLLSGKTSPSARLSMTFPRNEGQIPIYHAQYTTGRPLASSSHSDRFVSKYIDERNEPLFKFGVGESYAKFASKLLSGEIVNQQIELLCQIKNLSDFEANTVAHIYLHQASASIVRPERRLITSQIIHLAGKEEKQLKMHLVIPDLAFFDNTGTQFVEEGSYQFYLDVTGEESSVTLVYKK from the coding sequence ATGAAAAAAGTACAGTTGCAAAAGTTGTTTGAGCAATTATCCACAACGGAAAAAATTGCCCAGACGATACAATTGAATGGGAGTTTGCTTGTCGAAAATGATGTTATGAATACGGGTCCTATGGAAGAATTAGGCCTATCTTCTAGTTTAAACATTTATGAAATTGGTTCAATCTATAATGTAAATGATTTTCAAAAATTGAAGCAGTTACAAAAAGATACATTAAATAAAAGTAAACATAAAATTCCAATGCTCTTTATGTCAGATGTTATTTATGGCTTTCGTACGATTTTTCCAATGCCCTTAGCCCAAGCTGGCTCTTATGATTTTGGATTGATTCAAAAAGCTGCTGAGCTAACTGCAAAGGAAAGTTATTTAAGTGGTTTACATGTATTATTTTCACCAATGTTAGATTTAGTGCGTGATCCTCGTTGGGGTCGTGTGATGGAATCGCCTGGTGAAGATGTCTATACAGCTAAACGTTTTGCTAGAAGTGTAGTGACTGGTTATCAAGGGGATGTTCAAGAACAGGTGCCAAAAAATCATGTCGCAGCTTGTATCAAGCATTTTGCAGGTTACGGAGCACCAGAAGCAGGACGAGAATATAATACAGTAGATATGTCTAATCAGCGCCTGTTTAACGAATATCTTCAGCCATATCAAGAAGCTATCGAGTCGCAAACGATGCTAGTAATGACAGCATTCAATTTATTAAATGGCGTTCCAGCTACAGGAAATCAATGGTTAAATCGGGAAATCTTGCGTGACCGTTTCTGTTTCGAAGGTGTTTTGGTTTCTGATTACGCTGCGGTGAAAGAATTGATTCCTCATGGCTATGCGAAAGATGAAGTTGATGCAGCGAGAAAAGCACTATTGGCTGGAGTAGATTTAGATATGATGACTTCTATCTATGCGAATCATTTACCACAGCTAGTGGAAGAACCTGAGTTCATGGCATTATTAGATGAAGCAGTTTGGCGTATTTTAGTTCTTAAAAATAAATTAGGACTATTTGAAAATCCTTATCGTGGATTGAATGAAGTTAACACAGGAGAAGTTTTAACTGATGAAGCCAAGTCAGTTGCCATTGAATTAGTAGAAAAAAGTTGTGTCTTACTAAAAAATCAAGGAAGTTTGCCACTTGAGAAAGGGCAAGCTATTGCGGTAATTGGTCCTTATGGTGAAAGCCGTTTGACATTAGGATTTTGGGCGTCAGTCAGTGGAAAGCCACAAGATACTGTAACTTTAAAAGAAGGGATGCTAGAACAATTTGATGCTGATCAGTTAACGTTTGCAAAAGGCTATAATCTCTTTGATTCTTATGAACCTTTTGGGCCTTTGAAAAAAGGGATCGAAAGGTTGAATGGCTCCATTGAAGATCCAGAAAAACTAGTAACAGAAGCTATTACGATCGCTGAAAAAGCAGACATCATTATTTTGACGATCGGAGAACAGTTTTTAGAAAGTGGTGAAGGCGCTTCAAAAACACGTTTACGTTTACCAGAAAAGCAAATGAATCTTCTGGAAAAATTAAAGCAGACAGGCAAACCCATTGTTGGCATATTATATACGGGCCGCCCATTAGTGCTAACGGATATTGTCGATTATTTTGATAGCTTACTATTAGTTTGGTATCCGGGAATTATGGGAGGAATTGGTATTGCTAATCTATTGTCAGGAAAAACGAGTCCTTCTGCGCGTTTATCGATGACTTTCCCAAGAAATGAAGGTCAAATTCCGATTTACCATGCACAATACACTACGGGCCGCCCATTAGCAAGTAGTAGTCATTCGGATCGTTTTGTTTCAAAATATATTGATGAAAGGAATGAGCCACTCTTCAAATTCGGTGTTGGTGAAAGTTACGCTAAATTTGCTAGTAAGCTTTTATCCGGAGAAATCGTGAATCAGCAAATAGAATTGCTCTGTCAAATTAAGAATTTATCTGATTTTGAGGCAAATACAGTAGCGCATATTTATCTTCATCAGGCTTCCGCTAGTATCGTGAGACCTGAAAGAAGGCTGATTACTAGCCAAATTATCCATCTTGCTGGAAAAGAAGAAAAACAATTGAAAATGCATTTAGTGATTCCTGATTTAGCTTTCTTTGACAATACAGGAACTCAGTTTGTTGAAGAAGGAAGTTATCAGTTTTATTTAGATGTCACTGGGGAAGAAAGTTCCGTTACTTTGGTCTATAAAAAATAG
- a CDS encoding AraC family transcriptional regulator, whose translation MKIDSVKHVMDLLYHKYLIPMLLVDEQGKLLYPDNSWEIKKPIQQFLKPTTTQKIQLYNMGNYLFAYFRFEINQQFFYMVAGPCGAIGSKENSCTFLGHEYHHKIHYSKEDKYSFEEFVHLLHTILTQETIDKKNFCWFYQNEKDKKSLQTDINLENNLYDRRVHETTFDSYHFELRYIDYIKRNEPEKVTWIFNKMKETYKVALSPFELEGLKLKFAAFVAIVTRMAIEEGVPINQAFGLSDSLIQGLVHIHSAEECLQYIKEATFRFMELLHNYPLAHKSLLVKTIVNHIDGHLYERITVDELAVIAQKHKTHICSQFKKEMGKTIHTFIQEKKIDEAKHLLLFTDYSCEKISNLLAFSSQSHFIQVFKKISGSTPKEYKDIHYAHSII comes from the coding sequence TTGAAGATTGACAGTGTCAAACATGTAATGGATCTTTTGTATCATAAGTATCTAATTCCTATGCTATTAGTTGACGAGCAAGGCAAATTACTCTATCCAGATAACTCTTGGGAAATAAAAAAGCCAATTCAACAATTCCTAAAACCAACAACTACTCAAAAAATCCAACTATATAATATGGGGAACTATTTATTTGCCTATTTCCGCTTTGAAATCAATCAACAATTTTTTTATATGGTTGCCGGCCCTTGTGGTGCAATTGGTTCTAAAGAAAACTCCTGCACCTTCTTAGGTCATGAATACCATCATAAAATTCATTACTCTAAAGAAGATAAATATTCATTTGAAGAGTTTGTCCATTTATTACACACCATTCTGACTCAGGAAACCATAGATAAGAAAAACTTTTGCTGGTTCTATCAAAATGAAAAAGATAAAAAATCATTACAAACAGATATTAATTTAGAAAATAATCTCTATGATCGCCGAGTACATGAAACCACTTTTGATTCCTATCACTTTGAACTACGGTATATTGACTATATTAAACGGAATGAACCAGAAAAAGTGACCTGGATCTTTAACAAAATGAAGGAAACCTATAAAGTTGCGCTCTCACCATTTGAACTAGAAGGATTAAAACTAAAGTTTGCTGCTTTCGTAGCGATTGTTACGAGAATGGCTATTGAAGAAGGGGTCCCTATCAATCAAGCTTTTGGTCTATCTGATTCCTTGATTCAAGGGTTGGTCCATATTCACTCTGCTGAAGAATGTCTGCAATATATTAAAGAAGCAACTTTTCGTTTTATGGAATTACTACACAATTATCCTCTAGCACATAAATCATTATTAGTTAAAACCATTGTTAATCATATAGATGGGCATTTATATGAGCGCATAACTGTAGATGAATTAGCAGTCATCGCTCAAAAACATAAGACTCATATATGCAGCCAATTCAAAAAAGAGATGGGTAAAACCATTCACACATTCATTCAAGAAAAGAAAATTGACGAAGCAAAGCACCTCCTTTTATTCACTGATTATTCCTGTGAAAAAATCAGTAATCTTTTGGCGTTCTCTAGTCAAAGTCATTTTATCCAAGTATTTAAGAAAATTTCTGGTAGTACACCAAAAGAGTATAAAGATATTCACTATGCTCATTCCATTATTTAA